tgttttagaacCTTTTGTGCATTAcagcttttaatatttatggaatttatttaaaTAAGTTGCGATGTCACGCacctattatttttgtacacattgtgaatcgcgtcacgtgaaacgcacctgTGATTTACAAcatgattatttttattattatttgaagttatagtccagtcacgtgaaacgcacactcgaattgggatttacgtatcatgactatgctacgggaaccgtacccatagtcatgaTGATTTATTTACGTGCCTAAAACAAACTACAATTATAAACAAAGAGGATGGCCTTGAAAGATTATAATTACATTTTAATACCATGTGAAGCCAGCAAGAaaataacaacttaaagatatcaCCTGAATTCTTCTCAAACACATACAACCCATTTATCGTTATTGACAAAGTAAGGCCCAAACCATATGAAACAAATCATATCAGCCCATTTGACTTAATAAAATTCCTTAGAGCTTTCTTTTCCAAACTTTTACAAAATAAACTAAAGATAAAATAATGCGTAACTCAAAGACACATGCTCAAAATAGAAACACTGGAGATGCAATGGTATAGACAAATTGTAAATATTTATCTAGACGATCAATTAGCTAACTAACACAATAAACAAATTCATGCTAATACGATGAATCGACTGAACCTTTCTCAAACTAACAGGAACAAaatgaaagaattaattaaaggGAGAAGGGGACCTTTTATGgcttccaatttatcaaaaagcTTTCTGGCAGTTTACAAGATGATGAGAAGAGCACGCCGACAAAATTGAATGGAAAGGTTCATCAACAAGACACGCCGGAAACCTCGAATGAGCTCTACTGACTCGGCTTAATTTGGACAGTGGCTTCGCGTGTTAAAGATCAAAAGAAGGAACAGCATCGATTGGCTCCAATTTGAAGCAAAGAGGCAAAGAAAGAGGGGGaggattttgtttttcttttttgaaatctaatttcctattttttgtttttctcacTTCCCTTGTTTcgtttttgtttctttgtttaaTGTGTGTGtgctgttctttttctttttgatctTGAGAACAAGAAGGAAGATCTCCCCAGGCGGGGGATTTGCCATTTCTTAGCTTAGAAATTTTTTTGTTCCCCCCTTATTTCTTTGTGTGTGTATTTATCTTTAGGTAGGGAAAAGGGGCTTAGGGTTAAGGGATTGGGCTCAGGTTCGAAAATGGGCTTCACCAGTAAATTGTTTTGGCTTAAATTTAATTCTTTCTcgttgaacaaaaataaaaatactaccaaaATAAACTAGTTAATCTTACTTAataagaataaattatttttgtgtttttaaacttatgttttaatataaaaattaaaagttgactgaaatcctataaaaataaaaaataagtaaatatttttaaaatgctaCTTTTAATTGTTGCGCGGGTCAacaattacgtgcttacagctgcccctcttttcttGGAAACACGAAGTACAATCGAATGAGATGGTCGatggtgaaaggcatcccctcgattttgttcttGAAGAAACAGATCAAAATAACGATCAGCCAAACagaaggatggatctggcctagggttatttggtattgacagTAGAAATTGATAATAACAGGATCGAGAGGACCTAacatgaaagggtaagtatacacgctTAAAAACCCTTTAacgtaagtggtgatatcttcttCAGGGGACGTGATTACTATTTTTTTGttctcccaattgcaatctttctttagctgCTCGAGGTACccctcggttatcgaacacatatacctcgatactggcttATATCGGCCAGGAACCGACGAGCCTTTGTCGACCTAAAAatcagaggtaagaacacacgccccagGAACGCACTCCTTAGGTCGTGGCTCCACCAGTGTTTTGTCGGCGGCGAgctgtgaagaagaagctttttctttctgaggaatgatttttgatgttttcgccatttttggTTTAAAGATCAAAAACAGAAAGAGGTAACAaagatttggtattttttaagaGAGACTTTGCAGTGAAAGATCACAGATTTATAGATGAACTGAGAAGAAGAACTTGAAAAATTTggagatgtaaaagtgataaatggtaaaaggaggggctatttatagattgagcaatggcggttcaacatcagcggtggccgaccaccgtctgacacgcattaaatgccttgaaaaacTAATCCGACGGGACAATTATCACGTGAGTCATGATCGAGTCCGATGTAAACGTCAGCTTATATCCGATCGAGCCGTTGGGAAattatatcgtttctcgccacatccttcccgaaaaacgaggggactatctgtatacggtcgaaactgatttcggccttcgtacgtctGATCGAGATGGGATCATAATGGAACGAAGAAAGTCTTCATAAAATCGAGATGGATCCGAAGATGGCACAACCGAGCTTCAGATTTCAGGTACAAGTTAAacaccgagctcgaagtcattatcgagctcgggtccgaatcgaactatgatgagatgtgaTTGAATCGAGCTTAAGAGCCATAGGCCAACCAATACCGAGCCTAAGTCATTTCCGGACCCCGAGTCAACATCGACCTCGAACCCGCACCGAACTCTAAAGCTAGACGCCGACCAATATCGACTGATACTGAGTCCGATCAGGGtggagctcacagacaagagccgttgcagccgcattaagggagagaatctcggcgggaattagggaaaaactgatttatcatgggttccccactatgtatttttaattatatctaaagtagggtTCCCTCACTATAAAAGGGATAGCTATATTCCTGTAAAAGGGGGAAGAAAGTTTTGGCATACATTGTAACTGAGATGTCATACATtcctatattgaagagttatcatttttagcttcatagattgattcatcttgcttaatccataaatcatcttctttccaactttgcttattttttcattctttgcaatcaatattcgatatttccattttactcttacgatttgtgtcaagttataccacatatccttagaactacgtacaaattcaactctattcgtttttcgggtaaataaataatattacagtaattcattttttttattttttttaaataacccACAAGTATGTAAGAAAATCTAATTCGACAATAATTACTATGGTTAGAACTTATGATACGCATTTGGCCTCTTAATCACTGAAATAGGAGGCAAACCCCACTAGTGATGCTACAATTCATCTCTAGACCATGAGATTCGAACGGGTGACACaattggaaaaataaaaataattttcgcCTCAAACATCCAACAAACCAAACTAAACATAACCGCATTATATTGCCCATTTCTGGAAATTCCTACAGATTtaatctcttttccttttatagcaTCTCCTATTTCCTTAAAGAGTAATTCCGTTTCTCAAATCAGAAGGAGAAGTACATTGTGTCTCTTCTCTTTCTTAACGTACACTGCACACAAAACCAATATGTAAATCACAAGAAAAAGGAACCATTTAATTTGCTTATCCTCCATTTGCAATACACCTAATTACATCATGTTGCGCTCAATTTCTGTTCTCTTGTTTTTCTTTATAGTATCATTTTATCCATGTTCTCTAGCTGAAATCAGATACTCTGATGTTCGTTCGGACGATCATCCAATTATACCATTCGACGAATTCGGATTCACACATCGTGGTAGATTAGAACTCAATGTCTCAAAAATTTCCCTTGGTGTCCCAAACAGCCCTGCAAATCTTGATCTATCCAAAGTTGGTTTCTTTCTTTGTACACGTGATACGTGGATGCATGTTCTTGAGCAAATTGAGGATGCCGAAATCACGTGTGCCCTCCAATCTGATATTGTTAAGGTTGTCTACACCTTCGATAAACTTGGTGACAACTCCTCTTTCGACACACTTTTTGTCGAAACGGATGCTGATCAGTACTCTCTTGTGTTTGCTAATTGCTGTCCTCAACTCAAAGTTACAATGTCCGTCCGATCAGCTATGTACAATCTCGATGCCAAATCAGGCAACCGCGATTTTCTCTCTGCTGGCAAGGCGATTTTACCTAGGATTTATTTCCTGTTTTCGCTTGTTTATTTCTCCTTGGCGATCTTTTGGATTTTCGTGTTGTATAAGAAGCGACTTACCATTCACGCGATTCATTTTTTCATGCTCGCGGTGATTTTATTAAAAGCGCTGAATTTGTTATGTGAAGCAGAGGATAAATCTTATATTAAACGAACGGGTAGTGCTCATGGATGGGATGTTCTATTCTATATTTTTAGTTTCTTGAAAGGGATAATGTTGTTCACGTTGATCGTGTTGATTGGGACGGGTTGGTCATTTCTCAAACCTTATTTACAGGACAAGGAGAAGAAGGTTTTGATGATTGTGATACCACTTCAAGTTGTGGCAAATATAGCTCAAGTTGTGATAGATGAGAATGGACCTTATGGGGAAGAATGGGTAACATGGAAACAGGTTTTCTTGCTCGTTGATGTGATCTGTTGCTGCGCCGTTCTTTTCCCTATAGTTTGGTCGATTAAGAATTTGCGCGAGGCTGCAAAATCTGATGGAAAAGCTGCTGTGAATTTGATGAAATTGACACTTTTTAGGCAGTACTATGTCGTGGTTATATGTTATATTTATTTTACAAGGGTTGTGGTTTACGCCTTAGAAACAATTACATCGTATAGGTATCTTTGGACTAGTGTAGTGGCAGGGGAAGTTGCAACTCTGGCATTTTATCTGTTTACTGGATATAAATTCAAGCCTGAGGTACACAATCCATACTTTGTTATTGATGACGAAGAGGAAGAGGCCGCGGCTGAGGCATTAAAGAATGACGAGTTTGAATTGTGAGCAAATCCTAGAGAATTGAGGATTTCATGATCAGTTTTGAGATGGTTGAAGTGTTGGTGAGAATTAAAGTGCAAATCTTGTAGATCagttttattttgatgttttgtttAACTTATGTATTGTCAATCTTTTTCTCTGTATTTGTACTTGAGCATGTCATATAATTTCTTGGATTAGCATCTTGTCTGGAAAAGAACAATTGCTCtgtcaatttttgcatttttttcagTTTAATCACTTTGACAATGGATAAGGTGATATGCTATTGGATTACTTTTGTAGCATTTACATTAAGTACAATTTATGCACTAGTACACCCTCTGAATGAATTAATGGTGTGAATGAGGTTACTAGTAACTAACTGCAGATGGTAACTTTAAATGTGAAGATGCCAATTTTATGCCATTATGCTTAGCtacaaattaaattatttttcactcATGCAGTCATCTTTAAGAATGTGACTTTACAATGATAGAATGGATCAGAACAGAAATATAAATTCGTTTCAAAAGATATATGAGGCCGGCGAAAATAGATCCTATGGACTTGACTCGGTGCATAATTAGCATGGGCAGAGATTGGATAATCATCCACTAAATGGACAACGTTGTAACTCGTGAAATGACTTTCTAACAAACAAGaacaactaggcatgcttcattGGTACTTTGTGAATTGAGGGACAAACTGATTGTAAAAGCAACAAATGCTGTTCTACACGGCTACTTGGAACCTACCGTGCTCTGCTTACCTACTTGGAATCTACAAGTACTTACCTACTTGGAATCTACAACTTCTCAGGACGGCACTTTTAACCTATTCATGCTTTGCACGTGCACTTGAGACCTATACACGTGCTCTGTACGATCATTTGAAACCTACCCTTACTCAATACGATCACTTGAAAGTTGAAACCTATCCGTGCTCAGCACGACCACTTGGAACCTGCTTTTGCTTAGCACGATCACTTGGCACTTATCTGTGCTCAGCACGGCCACTTAGAACCTACCCGTGTTCAGCACTGCCACTTAGAATCTACTCGTGCTCAGCAGGGTTATTTGGAACCTACTCGTGCTCAATACTGTCACTTAAAAACTATTCGAGCTTAGCACAACTACTTGGAACCTACTCTTGCTCGGTACGGCCACTTTGAACCTACCCGTGCTTAATACGACCACTTGGAACTTGTCGTGTTCAGCACGACCACTTGGAACATACCCATGCTCACCACAACCACTTTGTACCTATTCGTGCTGAACACAACTACTTGGCTTTGTGCACACCTACCCTATTATTTGGAgatcaaataataatttttctgtttgtataatataaatttaataatttatctgGATTAGTTTAATAATTTACTAGATTTAATACTATTTTCTATAGAGATCTAATAATTTATAATCTTTGTGCACATGACCAATTGGTGCTAAATGAACAAAATATATACTACACATATAATTGGAAAATATGAGCATATCATCAACCGAAAGACCATGAAGGAGAGTATCTTTGTGTATAGACAATATAATGATCAAACAGGGGACAACGTTATTAGGAAAAGATAATCCAGTTGACTATTCCCTTTCAAAGAAAATATGAACGGCTCATAATTAATTAGAATATAAAGGAAAAAGTAGTATCGTTATCTCACTCAAAATAGGTGCTATTATCTGGACACCTTGAACTACGCGCATACATACTTCTAACTGGATATATATAGTAGTAATATATATTAGTTTATCTAAGTTTGGTGTAGTATATAATTTGATTTATACCAACAAGTTGTTTAATGGTGATGATTGTGCATAGGTTAAAAATtcaacatcaacatcatcatcattcTGTGCTAGCTCATGTGACTCATAACACTGAGTTAAGTATAAGTTGTTGCTTGATGTTTGGAGATGGCCATTAAGTTGGGCTACCCAGTCGGCTTTTTTATCGCGGTCCTCGTGGTAATTACTCATGCAAGAATAATGTTGATTAGTTTCTGTTGATGACATGATCTCATCAAAGCTGCAATCTTGATGTATTATTTGTTCCATGTTTGTCGTAGGATGACGAATCTCCAGCTCTGGAAGGTGTAAGAAACTGCCCTCACCAATTCCAGTGCTGCTGATTTGTAGCATATTAGTATCAAATTCAATGTTTTCATTGTTGTTGAACTGCAGGATATTGCTTATGTGTTGGGTTTGATTATGTTGTTGTTTGCATGACCTTCCCATGTACGTGAGTATTTGATCAAGTACGCCATCTGTGTTTGAGACAACA
This DNA window, taken from Nicotiana tabacum cultivar K326 chromosome 15, ASM71507v2, whole genome shotgun sequence, encodes the following:
- the LOC107759733 gene encoding protein CANDIDATE G-PROTEIN COUPLED RECEPTOR 7-like; the encoded protein is MLRSISVLLFFFIVSFYPCSLAEIRYSDVRSDDHPIIPFDEFGFTHRGRLELNVSKISLGVPNSPANLDLSKVGFFLCTRDTWMHVLEQIEDAEITCALQSDIVKVVYTFDKLGDNSSFDTLFVETDADQYSLVFANCCPQLKVTMSVRSAMYNLDAKSGNRDFLSAGKAILPRIYFLFSLVYFSLAIFWIFVLYKKRLTIHAIHFFMLAVILLKALNLLCEAEDKSYIKRTGSAHGWDVLFYIFSFLKGIMLFTLIVLIGTGWSFLKPYLQDKEKKVLMIVIPLQVVANIAQVVIDENGPYGEEWVTWKQVFLLVDVICCCAVLFPIVWSIKNLREAAKSDGKAAVNLMKLTLFRQYYVVVICYIYFTRVVVYALETITSYRYLWTSVVAGEVATLAFYLFTGYKFKPEVHNPYFVIDDEEEEAAAEALKNDEFEL